The Thermomonospora amylolytica sequence TTCGTCCAGAGCCACGTGCCCGAGCACGCCGAGCTGGCCTGGGTGCTGGGCTGCATCACCGGGTACGGCGAGGCCAGCCGGATGACGCAGTTCAAGGACAAGTCCGCCAAGTACGGGGCGTCGGCCACCAGCGTGGGGCTGTTCACGTACCCGATCCTGATGGCCGCCGACATCCTGCTCTACACCCCCGAGCCCGGGAAGGGGCAGCGGCTGCAGGTGCCGGTGGGCGAGGACCAGCGCCAGCACCTGGAGCTGACCCGGGACCTGGCGCAGCGGTTCAACCACCGGTTCGGCGAGACGTTCGTGGTGCCGGAGGCCTACATCCCGGAGACCGCGGCCAAGATCACCGACCTGCAGGAGCCGACGATCAAGATGAGCAAGTCGGCGTCCAGCCCGCAGGGCATCGTCGAGGTGCTGGAGGACCCCGGCCCGATGCGCAAGAAGATCATGCGCGCGGTCACCGACACCGGCACCGAGATCGTCTTCGACGCGGAGAACAAGCCCGGGATCTCCAACCTGCTGCGGATCTACGCCGCGCTGGAGGGCGTGCCGGTCGCCGAGCTGGAGCAGCGGTACGCCGGGCACGGCTACGGGCAGCTCAAGAAGGACCTGGCCCAGCTCCTGGTCGACACGTTCACCCCCATCCGGGAGCGCACCGAGCGGCTGCTCGCCGACGAAAAGCAGCTCGACCGCATCCTCGCCGACGGGGCCGCCCGCGCCGGCGCGGTGGCCGCGCGGACCATGGAGGTCGTGCGCGAACGCGTGGGATTCGTGGGACGTGACCGGTGAGGACACGCTGACGGGAGGCCTGCCGGCCGTGCCGCGGGCGCCCGGGGCGCGCATGATCGGGGTGGCGATCCCGATCCCCGACCCGTACGGCCCGACGCTGCAGCGCTGGCGGGAGTCGTTCGGCGACCGGCTGGCACGTTCCATCCCGACGCACATCACGCTCCTGCCGCCGACCGAGGTGAACGAGCGGCGGCTGCCGGAGATCGAGGAGCATCTGCGGCTGGTCGCCGAGAGCGAGCGGAGCTTCCGCATCGTGCTGGACGGGACCGCCACGTTCCGGCCGGTCTCGCCGGTGGTGTTCATCGCCCTCAAGGACGGCATCGGCGGCTGCGAACGGCTGGAGGCCAAGGTCCGCAGCGGCCCGCTGGCCCGCCCCCTGCTCTACCCCTACCACCCGCACGTCACGGTCGCCCACGACCTCCCCGAGGAGGTGCTGGACCGGGCGTTCAAGGAGCTGGCCGACTACCGGGCCGAGTTCACCGTCTGGGGTTTCTCGCTGTACGAGCACGGCCCCGACGGGGTGTGGCGCCCGCTGCGGGACTACGTGTTCGGCTCGGGGGCGGCGGGTCCGCACCGGGCTTAGGTTGACCCGTTCGCGGTGGGTACATGACCTCCATGGTGCGGGTGATCGACCGGGTGCGGCGGCGTGCGGAGGCGGGCTGGAACGGGCTGAACGGGGTGCTGCGCGAGCGCCGCCGCCGCTGGCCGTGGCTGGACCACCTGGCCCGGGCGCTGCGCCGCTACCAGGACCAGCGCGGGGACCGGCTGGCCGCGGCGATCACCTTCTACGGCTTCCTGTCGTTCTTCCCGCTGGTGGCGCTGGCGTACGCGATGCTGGGCTACGCGGTCGGGGTCAGCGAGGTGGCCCGCGACTACCTGGTCCGGGCGATCGCCGAACTGCTGCCCGGGATCACCGCCGAGCTGCAGGTCGAGCGGGTCGCGCAGGCCCGGGGCACCGCCAGCGCGATCGGCCTGGTCGGCCTGCTGGTCACCGGGCTGGGGGTGATGAACGCGCTGCGGGAGGCGCTGCGCGACATCTGGCTGGGCGACCCGACCGGGGGTGCGAACTTCTTCCTCAAGAGGCTGTACGACGTGGGGGCGCTGGCGTTCCTGGGCGTCACGCTGATCCTGTCGGTGGCGGTGTCCACGGTCACCACGCAGACCACCCACGTCGTGCTGGGCTGGGTGGGGCTGGACCAGGTCCCCGGGGCGGG is a genomic window containing:
- the trpS gene encoding tryptophan--tRNA ligase — encoded protein: MSTAAPRVLSGIQPTADSFHLGNYLGALRQWVALQDTHDAFYCVVDMHAITVEHSPEALRRRSKAAAAQLLAMGVDPERSTLFVQSHVPEHAELAWVLGCITGYGEASRMTQFKDKSAKYGASATSVGLFTYPILMAADILLYTPEPGKGQRLQVPVGEDQRQHLELTRDLAQRFNHRFGETFVVPEAYIPETAAKITDLQEPTIKMSKSASSPQGIVEVLEDPGPMRKKIMRAVTDTGTEIVFDAENKPGISNLLRIYAALEGVPVAELEQRYAGHGYGQLKKDLAQLLVDTFTPIRERTERLLADEKQLDRILADGAARAGAVAARTMEVVRERVGFVGRDR
- a CDS encoding 2'-5' RNA ligase family protein, translating into MTGEDTLTGGLPAVPRAPGARMIGVAIPIPDPYGPTLQRWRESFGDRLARSIPTHITLLPPTEVNERRLPEIEEHLRLVAESERSFRIVLDGTATFRPVSPVVFIALKDGIGGCERLEAKVRSGPLARPLLYPYHPHVTVAHDLPEEVLDRAFKELADYRAEFTVWGFSLYEHGPDGVWRPLRDYVFGSGAAGPHRA
- a CDS encoding YihY/virulence factor BrkB family protein is translated as MTSMVRVIDRVRRRAEAGWNGLNGVLRERRRRWPWLDHLARALRRYQDQRGDRLAAAITFYGFLSFFPLVALAYAMLGYAVGVSEVARDYLVRAIAELLPGITAELQVERVAQARGTASAIGLVGLLVTGLGVMNALREALRDIWLGDPTGGANFFLKRLYDVGALAFLGVTLILSVAVSTVTTQTTHVVLGWVGLDQVPGAGTALRLLSVGVAVGFNTLIFLVLFSRLSGTHAAWRTIVRGALFGAVGLEILKLIGTVLVSHTAANPVYASFAVVAGLLVWIDVVSRFVLFAAAWTATRRVVLRADADNEANKADKADRADRACEPAVAQEPTAADAR